The following are from one region of the Maribacter aquivivus genome:
- the rpsA gene encoding 30S ribosomal protein S1 — protein sequence MAEEKTNAEVEATTEATQQAVETPQQDPQEFLESFNWEKYEQGIERVDDSKLKEFEKLVAENFVDTADEEVVEGTVVYITDREAIIDINAKSEGVISLNEFRYNPGLKVGDKVEVLIDIREDKSGQLVLSHRKARTIMAWDRVNAAHDKEEIVSGFVKCRTKGGMIVDVFGIEAFLPGSQIDVKPIRDYDQYVNKTMEFKVVKINHEFKNVVVSHKALIEADIEEQKKEIISQLEKGQVLEGVVKNITSYGVFIDLGGVDGLVHITDLSWSRINHPNEVVELDQKLNVVILDFDENKSRIQLGLKQLEKHPWEALSDEIKIGDKVKGKVVVIADYGAFIEVVEGVEGLIHVSEMSWSTHLRSAQDFVKVGDEVEAVVLTLDREDRKMSLGIKQLTPDPWTDITTKYPVGSKHKGIVRNFTNFGVFVELEEGIDGLIYISDLSWTKKIKHPSEFTNVGDTLEVEVLELDVDGRKLSLGHKQTTENPWDKYETEFALGTVHTATISDVVDKGATIEFNEDITAFIPQRHLEKEDGKKLGKGDEAEFKIIEFNKDFKRVVASHTAIFREEEQRNVKAAVKRQAASADEAKPTLGDANDALQALKDKMEADSKKK from the coding sequence ATGGCTGAAGAAAAAACAAACGCAGAGGTAGAAGCTACTACTGAAGCAACACAACAAGCTGTTGAAACTCCACAGCAAGATCCACAAGAATTTTTAGAAAGTTTCAATTGGGAAAAATACGAGCAAGGAATTGAGCGTGTTGACGATTCTAAATTGAAGGAATTTGAAAAATTAGTTGCCGAGAACTTTGTAGATACTGCCGATGAGGAAGTAGTAGAAGGTACGGTAGTTTATATCACAGATAGAGAAGCTATTATTGATATCAACGCAAAATCTGAAGGTGTAATTTCGTTAAACGAATTTCGTTACAACCCAGGTTTAAAAGTTGGTGACAAAGTAGAGGTATTGATTGATATTCGTGAGGATAAAAGTGGTCAACTAGTATTATCTCACAGAAAGGCGAGAACTATTATGGCTTGGGATCGTGTTAACGCGGCTCATGACAAAGAAGAAATCGTTAGTGGTTTTGTTAAGTGCAGAACTAAAGGTGGTATGATCGTTGACGTATTTGGTATTGAAGCTTTCTTACCAGGTTCTCAAATAGATGTTAAGCCTATTCGTGATTACGATCAGTATGTTAACAAAACAATGGAATTTAAGGTTGTAAAAATCAACCACGAATTTAAAAACGTTGTTGTTTCTCATAAAGCTCTTATTGAAGCTGATATTGAAGAACAGAAGAAAGAAATCATTAGCCAATTAGAAAAAGGACAAGTATTAGAAGGTGTTGTTAAAAACATTACTTCTTACGGTGTGTTTATTGATCTAGGTGGTGTTGATGGTTTAGTTCACATTACTGACCTTTCTTGGAGCAGAATCAACCACCCGAACGAGGTTGTTGAACTTGACCAGAAATTAAATGTTGTAATTCTTGATTTTGATGAAAACAAATCTAGAATTCAATTAGGTCTTAAGCAATTAGAGAAGCATCCTTGGGAAGCTTTATCTGATGAAATTAAGATTGGTGATAAAGTAAAAGGTAAAGTAGTTGTTATAGCTGATTACGGCGCATTCATCGAAGTTGTTGAAGGTGTTGAAGGTCTTATCCACGTTTCTGAAATGTCTTGGTCTACGCACTTGCGTTCTGCACAAGATTTCGTAAAAGTTGGTGATGAGGTTGAAGCAGTTGTATTGACATTGGATCGTGAAGATCGTAAAATGTCTCTTGGTATCAAGCAATTGACTCCAGATCCTTGGACTGATATTACTACTAAATATCCTGTAGGTTCTAAGCATAAAGGTATTGTAAGAAACTTTACAAACTTTGGTGTTTTTGTTGAGCTAGAAGAAGGTATTGATGGTTTAATTTATATCTCTGATCTTTCTTGGACTAAGAAAATCAAGCATCCATCTGAGTTTACCAATGTTGGTGATACTTTAGAGGTTGAGGTGTTAGAATTAGATGTTGATGGTCGTAAGTTAAGCTTAGGTCATAAACAAACTACTGAAAACCCTTGGGATAAATATGAAACTGAATTCGCATTGGGTACAGTTCATACAGCAACCATTTCTGATGTAGTTGATAAAGGTGCAACAATTGAATTTAACGAAGATATTACTGCATTCATTCCTCAACGTCATTTAGAGAAAGAAGATGGTAAGAAACTAGGTAAAGGCGATGAAGCTGAATTCAAGATTATTGAGTTCAATAAAGACTTCAAACGTGTAGTAGCTAGTCATACTGCTATTTTCCGTGAAGAAGAGCAACGTAATGTAAAAGCAGCTGTCAAAAGACAAGCAGCTAGCGCAGATGAAGCTAAGCCTACATTAGGTGATGCTAACGATGCACTACAAGCGTTGAAAGACAAAATGGAAGCTGATTCTAAGAAGAAGTAA
- a CDS encoding aspartate carbamoyltransferase catalytic subunit — MSELSVKHLLGIKYLKETDIQLIFETADHFKEVINRSIKKVPSLRDITIANIFFENSTRTKLSFELAEKRLSADVLNFSASQSSVKKGETLIDTVNNILSMKVDMVVMRHPNPGAGIFLSKHVNASIVNAGDGAHEHPTQALLDSYSIREKLGDVAGKNVVIVGDILHSRVALSNIFALKLQGANVKVCGPKTLLPKYIESLGVGVETNLRKALEWCDVANMLRIQNERLDISYFPTTREYTQQFGVNKKLLDSLDKEIVIMHPGPINRGVEITSDVADSKQSIILNQVENGVAIRMAVIYLLASKIK, encoded by the coding sequence ATGAGCGAACTGAGTGTTAAACACTTACTGGGAATTAAATACCTAAAGGAAACCGATATTCAGCTTATTTTTGAAACTGCAGATCATTTTAAGGAAGTGATCAATCGCTCCATTAAAAAAGTTCCTTCTCTTCGTGATATCACTATTGCCAATATATTTTTTGAAAATAGTACCAGAACTAAATTATCGTTTGAGCTTGCAGAAAAACGACTATCTGCAGATGTACTTAATTTTTCTGCTAGTCAATCATCAGTAAAAAAAGGAGAAACTTTAATAGATACCGTTAATAACATTTTATCTATGAAAGTAGATATGGTGGTCATGCGGCATCCAAATCCTGGTGCGGGTATATTCTTGTCAAAGCATGTAAATGCTTCTATTGTAAATGCGGGCGATGGGGCACACGAACACCCTACACAGGCATTATTAGATTCTTACTCTATTCGTGAAAAACTTGGCGATGTTGCTGGTAAAAATGTGGTAATTGTTGGTGATATATTACATTCAAGAGTAGCGCTTTCAAATATTTTTGCTCTGAAATTACAAGGAGCAAATGTTAAGGTATGTGGACCTAAAACTTTGTTGCCTAAATATATAGAATCTTTAGGTGTAGGTGTTGAAACTAATCTTAGAAAGGCATTAGAATGGTGCGATGTGGCAAATATGCTACGTATACAGAACGAAAGATTAGATATATCTTATTTTCCAACAACAAGAGAATACACTCAGCAATTTGGAGTCAATAAAAAGTTGCTTGATAGTTTAGACAAAGAAATTGTAATTATGCACCCCGGACCAATAAATAGGGGAGTTGAAATTACAAGTGATGTTGCTGATTCAAAACAATCTATAATTTTAAATCAAGTTGAAAACGGAGTAGCCATACGTATGGCAGTGATATATTTGTTAGCATCTAAAATTAAATGA
- a CDS encoding LytR/AlgR family response regulator transcription factor, whose product MKCIIIDDEPLAIEILSGYCEKLDFIDLVKTYTNPLDAISDIKEKKIDLIFCDIEMPQINGIDFMGTLDNRPFFIFTTAYSQYAVEGFELNAVDYLVKPIPYHRFIKSVSRVQDLISKKQKTIMEANVFSSAGDNSVDKKFIFVKAEYESIKINLDQIEYVQGLKDYLKIHVVNTNKTILTLMSFKEIMSKLPSNQFLRVHKSYLVNVNYIKTVQRNRIVINDMRIPIGESHKEAFFSILGL is encoded by the coding sequence ATGAAATGTATAATTATAGATGATGAGCCATTAGCAATAGAAATACTTTCAGGTTATTGTGAAAAACTAGATTTTATCGATTTGGTAAAAACATACACCAATCCGTTAGATGCTATTAGCGATATAAAAGAGAAAAAAATCGACTTAATTTTTTGTGATATCGAAATGCCTCAAATTAACGGAATCGATTTTATGGGCACTTTAGATAATCGACCATTTTTCATATTTACAACAGCCTATTCGCAATATGCCGTTGAAGGGTTTGAGTTGAATGCAGTTGATTATTTAGTAAAGCCGATACCATATCATCGTTTTATAAAATCAGTATCACGAGTACAAGATTTAATATCTAAAAAACAAAAAACTATTATGGAAGCAAACGTATTCTCATCGGCCGGCGATAATTCAGTAGATAAAAAATTCATTTTTGTAAAGGCAGAATATGAAAGTATAAAAATCAATTTAGATCAAATTGAATATGTACAGGGTCTAAAAGATTATTTAAAGATTCACGTTGTCAATACGAACAAGACCATTCTTACACTCATGAGTTTTAAAGAGATTATGAGTAAATTACCTTCTAATCAGTTTCTTAGAGTGCATAAATCTTATCTAGTAAATGTAAATTATATTAAAACTGTTCAGCGCAATAGAATAGTTATAAACGATATGCGAATTCCTATTGGTGAAAGTCATAAAGAAGCTTTTTTCTCTATACTAGGGTTGTAG
- a CDS encoding OmpP1/FadL family transporter: protein MKINQILFFTIAALLAFNQSSAQSEALTSSPYSLYGLGVINQTSIGKFNSLGYSGIGIKSPYELNNLNPANYALIPQNSFLYDIGVTGEFNSYSNTSSSEEKSNVNFSNLAFGFRIMENLGAGITMTPYSDVGYSLLGVSSNIEGSTESFESNITGLGGLNDIKLNVGYALMPKLRLGLSASFLFGNIEETESFIYSTSTFESVEQTNYSGARLGFGLQYDVNDKITIGSTVKLPTSLNGNLKRSVDKTISGIAISVEDESSGNVSDFKLPLEFGFGMSIKPIEELTFSADYKKNFWSDTNQSENIGSYEDQDIYAFGLEFIQDPTSYKYGQRLAYRLGYNYDNGYLAIGDKKVEGYNFTAGIGIPTSRGTHSMINLSYSYGSKGLLQNVLVKENFHLVTLNLSLEDIWFVKKKVY from the coding sequence ATGAAGATTAACCAAATACTATTTTTTACCATAGCAGCACTGTTAGCTTTTAACCAGTCTTCAGCCCAGTCTGAAGCTTTAACTAGCTCGCCATATTCGCTATACGGATTAGGAGTCATTAACCAGACAAGTATCGGAAAATTTAATAGCTTAGGCTACAGCGGTATCGGCATAAAATCTCCGTACGAGCTAAACAATTTAAACCCGGCAAACTACGCCTTAATACCTCAAAACTCCTTCTTATATGACATAGGTGTTACCGGTGAATTTAATAGTTACAGCAACACTTCTTCTTCTGAAGAAAAATCGAATGTAAACTTTTCTAATTTAGCCTTCGGATTTAGAATTATGGAAAATTTAGGTGCCGGTATCACCATGACACCCTATAGCGATGTTGGTTATTCGCTACTTGGCGTTAGTAGTAATATTGAGGGATCTACAGAATCTTTTGAAAGTAACATTACCGGATTGGGCGGATTAAATGATATTAAGCTAAATGTTGGTTATGCTCTAATGCCAAAATTGAGATTAGGTTTAAGTGCGTCGTTTTTATTCGGAAACATTGAAGAAACGGAATCTTTCATTTATAGCACTTCTACATTTGAATCTGTAGAGCAAACTAATTATAGTGGTGCAAGATTAGGTTTTGGACTTCAATATGATGTCAATGACAAAATAACTATTGGTAGTACAGTAAAACTACCAACAAGTTTAAACGGAAACCTAAAAAGATCTGTCGATAAAACAATATCAGGAATTGCAATTTCTGTGGAAGATGAAAGCTCTGGTAATGTTTCTGATTTTAAACTTCCTTTAGAGTTTGGTTTTGGTATGAGTATAAAACCTATTGAAGAACTGACCTTTAGTGCCGATTATAAGAAAAACTTCTGGTCAGACACTAATCAATCAGAAAACATTGGCAGCTATGAAGATCAAGATATTTACGCCTTTGGTCTAGAATTTATTCAAGACCCTACCAGTTACAAATATGGTCAAAGACTTGCCTACAGATTAGGTTATAATTATGATAATGGGTACTTAGCCATAGGTGACAAAAAGGTGGAGGGTTATAATTTTACTGCAGGTATTGGCATACCAACAAGCAGAGGTACCCACTCTATGATCAACCTTTCTTATAGTTATGGTTCAAAGGGACTTTTGCAAAACGTTTTAGTAAAAGAGAATTTTCACCTAGTTACTTTAAACTTGAGTTTAGAAGACATCTGGTTTGTAAAGAAGAAGGTGTACTAA
- a CDS encoding LysM peptidoglycan-binding domain-containing protein gives MSVKAKYQGLLNLGEQLGIKDGNVTVEGDVLKIKGQAKTPYEKDLMWDKIKELGGESPSDIKANITVEDDSVYHRHVVKGGESLSKIAKHYYGDAMQYKAIFEANTGILKSPDVIHPDQVLVIPNK, from the coding sequence ATGAGTGTTAAGGCAAAATATCAAGGTCTTTTGAATCTTGGTGAGCAATTAGGTATAAAAGACGGTAATGTAACTGTTGAAGGCGATGTTCTTAAAATAAAAGGACAAGCAAAAACGCCTTATGAAAAAGACCTAATGTGGGATAAAATTAAGGAACTAGGTGGTGAAAGCCCTTCTGATATAAAAGCTAATATCACTGTTGAGGACGATTCTGTTTATCACAGACATGTAGTTAAAGGTGGTGAGTCTTTAAGTAAAATAGCGAAGCACTATTACGGTGATGCTATGCAATACAAAGCTATATTTGAAGCAAACACTGGTATCTTAAAAAGCCCAGATGTTATTCATCCAGATCAAGTATTGGTTATACCAAACAAATAG
- a CDS encoding DUF4907 domain-containing protein, translating to MISTAKYWVLLVLFLALVLSYSIYNQTFTSENQTFHSQVVDLNDGYGYQIMRGEKIVILQEYIPGFPGKQKFATKAQALKTANLVISKLEEGKSPILLPTDLAELNIAIATRR from the coding sequence ATGATTTCGACTGCAAAATATTGGGTCTTACTTGTCTTATTTTTGGCACTTGTGTTGAGCTATTCAATTTATAATCAAACTTTCACTAGTGAAAACCAAACTTTTCATAGTCAGGTGGTAGATTTAAATGATGGTTATGGCTATCAGATTATGAGAGGAGAAAAAATAGTGATTCTACAAGAATATATACCAGGTTTTCCGGGCAAGCAAAAATTTGCTACCAAGGCTCAGGCCTTAAAAACTGCAAATCTTGTAATATCAAAATTAGAAGAAGGTAAATCGCCAATTTTATTACCAACAGATTTAGCAGAATTAAATATTGCTATTGCGACAAGGCGCTAA
- a CDS encoding Kelch repeat-containing protein, with protein sequence MNKRKSYVYKITGMALLAMVITSCSSDDDDDDLGNWVDKSVFDGSPRSSISGFTIDNVGYMGVGYDGDDYLSSFWAYDIEGDYWSQKADFPGVARNAAVGFEIDGTGYIGSGYDGVDELTDFYSYNTASNTWTEIASLTTARRSAVGFGTNGFGYVGTGYDGENDRKDFWKYNPGNDTWTELVGFGGNKRRSATTFTIDGLTYLGTGVSNGVYLDDFWVFDPTTESWTKKLDLDEEDDYAVQRSNAVGFTLNGYGYIACGELSGATNTVWEYDPTSDEWEQKTSFEGATRQDAIAFSNGSRVFIGMGRTGTLYLDDLDEFFPQDEYEEED encoded by the coding sequence ATGAATAAAAGAAAATCGTATGTGTACAAAATTACTGGTATGGCACTATTGGCCATGGTAATTACAAGTTGTTCAAGTGATGATGACGATGACGATTTAGGAAACTGGGTAGACAAATCTGTATTTGATGGTAGCCCAAGAAGTAGTATATCGGGCTTTACAATTGACAATGTAGGTTATATGGGTGTTGGTTATGATGGAGATGATTATTTGTCTTCATTTTGGGCATATGATATAGAAGGTGATTATTGGTCGCAAAAGGCAGATTTTCCTGGGGTGGCAAGAAACGCCGCAGTAGGTTTTGAAATAGACGGTACTGGTTACATTGGCTCAGGTTATGATGGGGTAGATGAATTAACAGATTTTTATAGCTATAACACAGCATCTAATACATGGACAGAAATAGCGTCGTTAACAACGGCAAGAAGAAGTGCAGTTGGCTTTGGTACTAATGGCTTTGGTTACGTAGGTACTGGCTATGATGGCGAGAACGATAGAAAAGATTTCTGGAAATATAATCCTGGCAATGATACTTGGACAGAGTTAGTTGGTTTTGGAGGAAACAAAAGAAGGTCGGCAACAACGTTTACCATTGATGGATTGACCTATTTAGGAACAGGAGTTTCTAACGGAGTATATCTAGATGATTTTTGGGTATTTGATCCAACTACAGAAAGCTGGACAAAGAAATTAGATTTGGATGAAGAAGATGATTACGCTGTTCAAAGAAGTAATGCAGTTGGTTTTACATTAAATGGTTACGGCTATATAGCATGTGGTGAATTAAGTGGTGCAACCAATACAGTTTGGGAGTATGATCCTACATCAGATGAGTGGGAGCAAAAAACGTCTTTTGAAGGTGCCACAAGGCAAGATGCTATTGCATTTTCAAATGGAAGTCGTGTATTTATAGGAATGGGTAGAACAGGTACTTTATACCTAGATGATTTAGATGAATTCTTTCCTCAAGATGAGTACGAAGAGGAAGATTAA
- the pyrR gene encoding bifunctional pyr operon transcriptional regulator/uracil phosphoribosyltransferase PyrR produces MSQKVLLSSKEINIILHRLACQLLENHLSFENTVLIGIQPRGKFLAQRLTKILKEEYKVKQIDLGFLDITFYRDDFRRGDKTLEATKTKIDFLIEDKNVVLIDDVLYTGRSINAALTALQSFGRPKDVELLCLIDRRFSRHLPIQPNYRGRQVDAINDEKVKVMWEENDGEDIIYLVNR; encoded by the coding sequence ATGAGTCAAAAAGTTTTACTCTCTTCAAAAGAAATAAATATCATCCTGCATAGATTGGCTTGTCAGCTTCTTGAGAACCATTTAAGTTTTGAAAATACGGTATTAATAGGTATTCAACCTAGGGGTAAATTTCTTGCCCAACGCTTAACTAAGATTCTTAAAGAAGAATATAAAGTAAAGCAAATTGATCTTGGCTTTTTAGATATCACATTTTATCGTGATGATTTTAGAAGAGGCGATAAGACTTTAGAAGCTACGAAAACAAAAATTGATTTTTTAATAGAAGATAAGAACGTTGTCTTAATAGATGATGTTCTCTATACCGGTAGAAGTATAAATGCGGCTTTGACTGCTCTACAGTCTTTTGGTAGACCAAAAGATGTAGAACTGTTGTGTTTAATTGACCGAAGATTTAGTAGGCATTTACCTATACAACCTAATTATAGAGGTAGACAAGTAGATGCTATTAATGATGAAAAAGTAAAGGTGATGTGGGAAGAAAATGACGGGGAGGATATTATATATTTAGTAAATAGATAA
- a CDS encoding sensor histidine kinase, producing MKSIIKNRVQIVVHISIWILLYGLTFYPILNDARPIPLDVFPKLIVIIVLFYFNYFYLVPEYLLKKSVLFYLLVSLGLLVASVMLLNHFYEPKFPENFIMDFQRPRGFGYMPIYRSFVNLGIPYVISAILRIYVEWKRNENLRLSVEKENIKSELQFLKAQLNPHFLFNTLNTIYALSVKKSPDTSEAIVDLSELMRYMIYEADKDLVPLNKEIDYIKSYIQLQRLRLSDSENVSLKITGEDRGRAVPPLLFISFIENAFKYGTDYKGKTYVKIALIITDTSVFLNVKNKIGVIREPTKNSGIGLENIRNQLTLIYPGLHDLEVENDGKDYEVSLTIYQKQSSL from the coding sequence ATGAAATCGATTATAAAAAATAGGGTTCAAATAGTTGTTCATATTAGTATATGGATATTGTTATATGGACTCACTTTTTATCCGATTTTGAACGATGCAAGACCAATTCCTTTAGATGTTTTTCCAAAGCTGATTGTTATAATCGTTCTTTTTTATTTCAACTACTTCTATTTAGTGCCAGAGTATCTGCTGAAAAAAAGTGTACTGTTTTACCTTTTGGTCTCATTGGGTTTGTTGGTAGCTTCTGTGATGCTGCTAAATCACTTTTACGAACCAAAGTTTCCGGAAAACTTTATAATGGATTTTCAACGTCCAAGAGGTTTTGGTTATATGCCTATTTATAGATCGTTCGTAAATCTTGGGATACCCTATGTAATTAGTGCTATATTAAGAATATATGTAGAATGGAAGCGTAATGAAAATTTACGCTTATCGGTAGAAAAGGAAAACATTAAGTCTGAGCTTCAATTTTTAAAAGCGCAGTTGAATCCGCATTTTTTATTCAATACACTTAATACGATTTATGCGCTTTCGGTAAAAAAATCACCAGATACTTCTGAGGCTATAGTTGATTTGTCTGAGTTAATGAGGTATATGATTTACGAGGCTGATAAAGACTTGGTACCATTGAACAAAGAAATAGATTATATAAAAAGTTACATTCAATTACAGCGATTGCGATTATCTGATAGTGAAAATGTTTCTTTAAAAATAACAGGAGAAGACAGGGGAAGAGCAGTACCTCCCTTACTATTTATTTCTTTTATTGAAAATGCCTTTAAATATGGTACCGACTATAAAGGTAAAACCTATGTGAAAATTGCTTTGATTATTACAGATACCTCTGTTTTTTTAAATGTTAAGAATAAAATAGGGGTTATTAGAGAGCCTACAAAGAATTCTGGTATTGGTTTAGAAAATATTAGAAACCAATTAACGCTAATCTACCCAGGGTTACATGATCTTGAAGTTGAGAATGACGGAAAAGATTACGAAGTGTCATTAACTATTTACCAAAAACAATCAAGCCTATGA
- a CDS encoding DUF4270 family protein: MKVFLNKVRALYMIMLGGFLSIAIISCSDDIYNDSEFVAGETFTDSNVRLILIDTLTVSTSTMKFDSIVTSESTRILLGKYTDTVFGTVTTSSYMQLLPETYTIDSEAIFDSIVMVMGYDNYYYNDTLQKNSIHIKKINENFNPVGDDFFYNTSSIGYDETDLGFSEYYPRPLSGDSITIKLVDDFGTDVFSQLQEKNIVNADEYRDYFKGIGLVPDDIDNGAIIGFSKSSENTYMRLYYSTDTEYESEQEYLDIQIDGTTTPVPFFNRITADDPITPLQTLTDSKINLESSDSNNQSYIQSGVGIAMRVQFPSITSLYDIPGSGTILDGVLKIKPTAQSYDDHLKLRDTLAVYVVDQNNDLIETLTSTSFAILNRDNQEFNDIYYEIPIAYYLEELQLKDRDIDDALILLPADYNSTVDRFILNGNGNGENETILELTYGIYDED; encoded by the coding sequence ATGAAGGTGTTCTTAAACAAAGTACGTGCGCTCTACATGATTATGCTAGGCGGTTTCCTATCAATTGCTATCATATCGTGTAGCGATGATATTTATAATGACTCAGAATTTGTTGCTGGTGAAACTTTTACCGATAGCAATGTTCGCCTTATACTAATTGACACATTAACCGTCAGTACTTCCACCATGAAGTTTGATAGTATTGTCACTTCAGAATCAACTAGAATACTTTTAGGAAAATACACCGACACCGTTTTCGGTACTGTTACAACATCTAGCTATATGCAACTTTTACCCGAAACATACACTATTGACTCTGAAGCTATTTTCGACAGTATTGTCATGGTTATGGGATATGACAACTACTATTATAATGATACGCTGCAGAAAAATAGTATACACATTAAAAAAATCAATGAAAATTTTAACCCAGTAGGTGATGATTTCTTCTATAACACAAGTAGTATAGGTTATGACGAAACCGACCTTGGTTTTTCTGAATATTACCCAAGACCATTATCTGGTGATTCAATTACTATTAAACTTGTAGATGATTTTGGTACAGATGTATTTTCTCAACTTCAAGAAAAAAACATTGTAAACGCTGATGAGTATCGAGATTACTTTAAAGGTATTGGTCTAGTACCAGATGACATAGATAACGGAGCCATCATAGGTTTTTCAAAATCTTCTGAAAACACTTATATGCGTTTATATTATAGTACAGATACTGAATACGAATCTGAGCAAGAATATCTTGATATACAAATAGATGGTACTACTACTCCTGTTCCATTTTTTAATAGAATTACAGCAGATGATCCTATTACTCCTTTGCAAACCTTAACTGATAGTAAGATAAATTTAGAAAGTTCAGATTCTAACAACCAAAGCTATATTCAGTCTGGTGTTGGTATTGCTATGCGTGTACAATTTCCCAGTATAACAAGTCTTTATGACATACCTGGTAGCGGAACTATTTTAGACGGAGTTTTGAAAATTAAACCAACAGCGCAATCTTATGATGACCATTTAAAACTTAGAGACACACTTGCCGTTTACGTGGTTGATCAAAACAATGATTTAATTGAGACGCTAACATCTACTTCATTTGCTATTCTTAATAGAGATAATCAAGAATTTAATGACATCTACTATGAAATACCCATTGCCTATTATTTAGAAGAATTACAATTAAAAGATAGAGATATTGATGATGCTTTGATTCTGCTTCCTGCAGATTATAACTCTACGGTCGATAGATTTATTTTGAACGGAAACGGTAATGGCGAAAACGAAACAATTTTAGAATTAACATACGGTATATACGATGAAGATTAA
- a CDS encoding ribonuclease Z, with protein MIFTKEGSLIIVSQEKNSIERFLENLENEYAKFKNDNLVLDLLSFSELTPYNVISFLEIARKHKKNGKSFVLVSDQVSYDDVPEEINLVPSLQEARDVVEMEEIERDLGL; from the coding sequence ATGATTTTTACTAAAGAAGGATCGTTGATTATCGTCTCTCAAGAAAAAAATTCTATTGAACGCTTTCTTGAAAATTTAGAGAACGAATATGCCAAGTTTAAGAATGATAATCTCGTATTAGATTTATTGAGTTTCTCAGAATTGACGCCTTATAATGTTATTTCATTTTTAGAAATAGCAAGAAAGCATAAGAAAAATGGTAAGTCATTTGTATTGGTATCTGATCAGGTCTCATATGATGATGTGCCAGAAGAAATTAATTTAGTTCCTTCACTTCAAGAAGCACGCGATGTTGTTGAAATGGAAGAAATTGAACGCGATTTAGGGCTGTAA
- a CDS encoding ribonuclease Z, protein MHLTVLGCYAATPRTFTNPTSQVLEINNHIVLIDCGEGTQVELRRHKIKFSRINHIFISHLHGDHFFGLPGFISTMRLLGREKELHVYGPKGIKEVITLLLKLGDSWTNYPLLFHELTSKESELIFEDTKISVTTIPLDHRIYTNGYLFREKVGNRKLNIEAVEEYGIDKAYYQNIKNGKDITLDNGEVIGNSELTYDPPKPKSYAFCSDTIYDESLAAKIKDVDVLYHESTFLESEAELAKKTKHATAMQAAKVAKAANVKTLVLGHYSTRYKSIELFKEEASTIFPNVLLADDGKTFDF, encoded by the coding sequence ATGCATCTTACTGTATTGGGCTGTTATGCGGCAACACCAAGAACGTTTACGAACCCAACATCTCAAGTTCTAGAAATCAATAACCATATTGTGTTAATTGATTGTGGTGAGGGTACACAAGTGGAACTAAGAAGGCATAAAATAAAGTTCTCAAGAATTAATCATATTTTCATCTCGCACCTTCATGGAGACCATTTTTTTGGTCTGCCGGGTTTCATTTCTACGATGAGATTACTTGGTAGAGAAAAGGAGCTTCATGTATATGGACCAAAGGGCATAAAGGAGGTTATAACATTGCTTTTGAAATTAGGCGATTCGTGGACGAACTATCCTTTATTATTTCATGAACTTACAAGTAAAGAGTCTGAGCTTATTTTTGAGGATACTAAAATCAGCGTTACTACAATACCATTAGATCATAGAATTTATACGAACGGTTATTTATTTAGAGAGAAAGTAGGAAATAGAAAGCTGAATATAGAAGCTGTTGAGGAATACGGTATAGATAAAGCCTATTACCAGAATATAAAAAATGGTAAAGATATTACTCTAGACAATGGAGAGGTAATTGGGAATAGTGAATTGACTTATGATCCGCCTAAGCCCAAATCTTACGCCTTTTGTAGTGATACTATTTATGATGAAAGCTTAGCTGCAAAAATTAAAGATGTTGATGTTTTGTATCATGAATCTACCTTTTTAGAGTCAGAAGCTGAATTGGCAAAGAAAACGAAGCATGCAACAGCAATGCAAGCTGCAAAAGTAGCAAAAGCTGCAAACGTAAAAACCTTAGTATTAGGTCATTATTCTACGCGTTATAAATCTATAGAGCTATTTAAAGAAGAGGCTTCAACGATTTTTCCTAATGTGCTGCTTGCCGATGATGGCAAGACTTTCGATTTTTAA